One window of the Bacteroidia bacterium genome contains the following:
- a CDS encoding (Fe-S)-binding protein, with the protein MQFGITNVIFLVLLGVTGFVAFKKYASLIRNIRLGKDLNRNDRLGDRLNVLLRVALGQSKMVVRPVAGIFHIFVYVGFIIINAELLEIIVDGVFGTHRAFSFLGPVYTILINSFEILAVLVILGCLVFLARRNVVKLKRLNMKELVGWPRNDANIILITEVCLMSAFLIMNSADWYLSTQVSKFPVVVKEFGLEHYAHSGVSENAFLLSPWISGWMPGINYIVYIERFCWWFHIIGICGFIMYLPYSKHLHILFSFPNVFYSNLEPKGKFNNLESITNEVKAVFDPSFTPPADAVPGKFGAKDVSDLTWKQLLDSYTCTECGRCTSVCPANTTGKLLSPRKIMMATRDRLEEVGRGLDTQGPDFKDEKSLLHDYITPEELWACTSCNGCTEACPVNIDPLSIIIDLRRYLVMEESAPPSELATVFANMENNGAPWQFSPADRLNWANEN; encoded by the coding sequence ATGCAATTCGGAATAACAAATGTGATTTTTCTGGTTCTGCTAGGTGTAACAGGTTTTGTTGCATTTAAAAAGTATGCCAGCTTGATTCGTAACATCCGTTTAGGTAAGGATTTAAATCGAAATGATCGGTTGGGTGATCGACTCAATGTTTTATTGAGGGTCGCTCTAGGCCAATCGAAGATGGTGGTTAGGCCGGTTGCCGGAATTTTTCATATATTCGTTTATGTGGGATTTATTATCATTAATGCAGAGTTGCTGGAGATTATTGTTGATGGCGTTTTTGGTACTCATAGGGCATTTAGTTTTTTAGGCCCCGTTTATACCATTCTGATTAATTCGTTTGAAATACTTGCTGTGCTTGTTATCTTGGGTTGCTTGGTTTTTTTGGCGCGAAGAAATGTTGTTAAATTGAAGCGTTTGAATATGAAGGAATTGGTTGGATGGCCAAGAAACGATGCTAACATTATCCTCATCACTGAAGTTTGCCTGATGTCTGCCTTTCTGATTATGAATTCGGCAGATTGGTATCTTTCAACCCAAGTTTCAAAATTTCCTGTTGTAGTTAAAGAGTTTGGATTGGAACATTACGCCCACAGCGGAGTAAGTGAAAATGCCTTTTTACTCTCTCCATGGATTAGTGGATGGATGCCCGGAATTAATTATATAGTATACATTGAGCGTTTTTGTTGGTGGTTTCACATTATTGGAATTTGCGGGTTTATTATGTACCTTCCATATTCTAAGCACCTTCATATTTTGTTTTCTTTTCCCAATGTGTTTTATTCCAATTTGGAGCCAAAGGGTAAATTCAATAACCTGGAAAGTATTACCAATGAAGTGAAAGCAGTATTTGACCCTTCTTTCACACCACCGGCAGATGCAGTTCCAGGAAAATTTGGTGCAAAGGATGTTTCTGATTTAACTTGGAAGCAATTACTTGATTCTTATACCTGCACTGAGTGTGGACGATGTACCAGTGTTTGTCCGGCAAATACTACCGGTAAACTATTATCTCCTCGCAAAATAATGATGGCAACCAGGGATCGCCTTGAAGAGGTTGGAAGAGGTCTCGATACCCAAGGCCCTGATTTTAAGGATGAAAAGTCTTTGTTGCATGATTATATTACTCCTGAAGAATTATGGGCTTGTACCTCTTGCAATGGTTGCACAGAAGCTTGTCCGGTAAATATAGATCCATTGAGTATTATTATTGATTTGCGTCGGTATTTGGTTATGGAAGAGTCAGCTCCTCCAAGTGAATTAGCAACGGTTTTTGCCAATATGGAAAACAACGGGGCTCCTTGGCAATTTAGCCCGGCAGACCGACTAAATTGGGCAAATGAAAATTAA
- a CDS encoding MlaD family protein, producing MKFRKEIIIGLVVILTAGASIWGVNFLKGNDVFTKELIFNVIYDRVDGLVETSPVFLNGLKVGQVKEIGLASDNSGRILVKVMIFDRNLQVPENSVFKLTSNSVLEPKNLQLILGDTKSGKFLKTEDEVVGIYEQGLMEKFDPLEKKVEAVIDNVNKILEGVKTILDPKVQEGLKRTLENLDKTMTNLEKTSVTLDATMVDANARLKKILGNVENLTTTLDNNKGKIANLLDNLSSVSDSLKAARLKTTINNASAAIDQLNNTLAQINSGQGSLGKLVKDEKLYNDLDRLALDLDSLLTDVKAHPSRYVKISVFGGKKEEGHKLQMKEEK from the coding sequence TTGAAATTTAGAAAAGAAATAATCATTGGCCTGGTGGTAATTTTAACCGCAGGTGCCTCCATTTGGGGAGTTAATTTCCTAAAAGGTAACGACGTGTTTACCAAGGAGTTAATATTTAATGTTATCTACGATAGGGTAGATGGCCTGGTTGAAACAAGCCCGGTATTTTTGAATGGTTTGAAAGTTGGCCAAGTCAAAGAAATTGGACTTGCATCTGATAATTCAGGACGGATTTTGGTCAAAGTCATGATTTTTGACAGAAACCTGCAAGTGCCTGAAAATTCTGTTTTTAAGCTTACTTCTAATAGTGTGCTTGAACCCAAAAATCTTCAATTGATTTTGGGGGATACCAAATCCGGAAAGTTTTTAAAGACAGAGGATGAAGTGGTTGGTATCTATGAGCAAGGATTGATGGAGAAGTTTGATCCACTGGAAAAAAAGGTGGAGGCAGTCATTGATAACGTTAACAAAATTTTGGAAGGAGTTAAAACCATTTTGGATCCTAAGGTTCAGGAAGGATTAAAACGAACATTGGAAAATTTGGATAAAACCATGACCAACCTTGAAAAAACTTCGGTAACACTTGATGCAACTATGGTGGATGCCAATGCAAGATTAAAAAAGATTTTGGGAAATGTTGAAAATTTGACAACAACCTTGGACAATAACAAAGGAAAAATCGCCAATTTATTAGATAATCTTAGCAGTGTAAGTGATAGCTTGAAAGCTGCTCGTTTGAAAACTACCATTAACAATGCATCTGCTGCTATTGATCAATTGAATAATACCTTGGCACAAATAAATAGTGGTCAAGGCTCACTAGGTAAATTAGTGAAAGATGAAAAGCTATACAATGATTTGGATCGTTTAGCATTGGACCTGGATTCATTGCTTACCGATGTAAAAGCCCATCCTTCAAGATATGTTAAGATTTCCGTCTTTGGTGGAAAAAAAGAAGAAGGACATAAGCTTCAAATGAAAGAAGAAAAATAA
- a CDS encoding NADH-quinone oxidoreductase subunit N: MNALISLSALGIIAMLSELFNFKRILYPVVLLGLLVAFGLNVMEWGQYKTWYGMMLVDKFALAFSGVIILVGLLWFLLVSEHHYDESHTSDHFAIFLFAMAGAIVLVSFSNLSMLFIGVEILSIAMYIMAASKKSDLASNESGYKYFLMGSFATGFLLFGIALIYGATGTFDLTKITAFVADNKNHLPSIFYAGLLMMLVGLSFKVSAVPFHWWAPDVYTGAPTLVTAFMSTIVKTAAFAAFLRLFYTCFAGVDSFWSQVVVLISAATILLGNITALVQNDFKRILAYSSVAHAGYMLMAILANNSKSGSSMLYYSLAYSISSLAAFGILLAVAKVKGNTQVSSFKGLAKSNPTLAFVTIVAMLSLAGIPATAGFFAKYYVFTAVIANHYTGLALIAILGSLISVFYYLRIIIVMFEGEEGQEIEQGVATKVLLLSCAVLTILFGIMPDWIIGLLS, encoded by the coding sequence ATGAACGCACTCATTTCTTTGTCTGCCCTTGGCATAATTGCCATGTTATCGGAGTTGTTTAATTTTAAAAGAATCCTTTATCCTGTTGTATTGCTGGGCCTCTTGGTAGCATTTGGGCTTAATGTCATGGAATGGGGGCAATACAAAACTTGGTATGGGATGATGCTTGTTGATAAATTTGCCTTAGCTTTTTCAGGTGTTATAATATTAGTAGGATTGCTTTGGTTTTTATTGGTTTCAGAGCATCATTACGACGAAAGTCACACTAGTGATCATTTTGCAATTTTCCTTTTTGCTATGGCAGGAGCAATTGTACTTGTGTCATTTAGTAATTTAAGTATGTTGTTTATTGGTGTGGAAATTCTTTCCATTGCCATGTACATTATGGCTGCGAGCAAAAAATCAGATTTAGCCAGTAATGAATCGGGATACAAGTATTTTCTGATGGGATCGTTTGCAACAGGATTTTTATTGTTTGGTATAGCATTGATTTACGGGGCAACCGGGACTTTTGATTTGACTAAAATTACTGCTTTTGTTGCGGATAATAAAAATCATCTTCCTTCTATTTTTTATGCAGGATTACTTATGATGTTGGTTGGTCTTTCATTTAAGGTATCGGCTGTTCCTTTTCATTGGTGGGCTCCGGATGTTTACACTGGTGCACCTACATTAGTTACTGCATTTATGTCAACTATTGTAAAAACAGCTGCATTTGCTGCTTTTTTAAGGTTGTTTTACACTTGTTTTGCTGGTGTAGACTCTTTTTGGAGTCAAGTTGTAGTATTAATTTCAGCAGCTACAATTCTGTTGGGAAATATTACAGCCCTTGTTCAAAATGACTTCAAACGGATTTTAGCCTATTCAAGTGTTGCACATGCAGGTTACATGCTCATGGCAATTCTTGCAAATAATTCTAAAAGTGGCAGTAGCATGCTGTATTATTCTTTGGCTTATTCTATTTCATCCTTAGCAGCCTTCGGGATTCTATTGGCAGTTGCCAAGGTTAAGGGAAATACACAAGTATCTTCCTTTAAGGGGTTAGCCAAGTCGAATCCAACTTTGGCATTTGTAACTATTGTGGCCATGCTTTCCTTGGCCGGTATTCCTGCTACAGCTGGATTCTTTGCTAAATATTATGTTTTTACAGCGGTTATAGCAAATCATTACACCGGTTTGGCTTTGATAGCTATTTTGGGTTCTTTAATCAGTGTATTCTATTATTTAAGAATAATCATTGTCATGTTTGAGGGTGAGGAAGGTCAAGAAATTGAACAAGGGGTAGCTACCAAAGTGTTATTACTTTCTTGTGCGGTTCTTACCATTTTATTTGGCATAATGCCGGATTGGATCATAGGATTACTTAGCTAA
- a CDS encoding (Fe-S)-binding protein has translation MSELKVKTMADCLANGETPEILFWVGCAGSFDDRAKKITKAIVKILNKVEMSFAVLGTEESCTGDPAKRAGHEFLFQMQAMNNITVMNGYGVQKIVTGCPHCFNTLKNEYPALGGNYEVIHHTQLIQQLINQGKLKVEGGNFKGKKITFHDPCYLGRANNEYEAPREVIAKLDAELVEMKRSKANGYCCGAGGAQMFKEAEHGDKEVNIERSEEALALEPAIIAAGCPFCNTMMTDGVKHFEKEESVKVYDVAELIAQAADL, from the coding sequence ATGAGCGAACTAAAAGTAAAAACCATGGCAGATTGCCTTGCTAATGGTGAAACTCCAGAAATCTTGTTTTGGGTTGGTTGTGCCGGTAGCTTTGACGACAGAGCAAAGAAAATTACCAAAGCCATCGTTAAAATATTGAATAAAGTAGAAATGTCTTTTGCTGTACTTGGAACAGAGGAGTCTTGCACCGGTGATCCTGCAAAACGTGCCGGACACGAATTCTTGTTTCAAATGCAGGCAATGAACAATATAACTGTGATGAATGGATATGGTGTCCAAAAAATCGTGACCGGTTGTCCTCATTGTTTTAATACCTTAAAAAATGAATATCCAGCCCTAGGAGGAAACTATGAAGTTATTCATCATACTCAGCTTATTCAACAACTTATCAATCAAGGTAAGCTAAAAGTGGAAGGTGGAAATTTTAAAGGTAAAAAGATAACCTTCCACGATCCCTGTTACCTCGGTAGGGCAAATAATGAGTATGAAGCCCCCCGTGAAGTAATTGCGAAACTAGATGCTGAATTGGTTGAGATGAAACGAAGCAAAGCTAACGGCTATTGTTGTGGTGCAGGAGGAGCTCAAATGTTTAAAGAGGCAGAGCATGGCGATAAAGAAGTTAACATTGAACGTAGCGAAGAGGCCTTGGCACTTGAACCAGCTATCATCGCTGCCGGTTGTCCTTTCTGCAATACCATGATGACCGATGGGGTTAAGCACTTTGAAAAGGAAGAATCAGTTAAAGTTTACGACGTAGCAGAACTAATTGCTCAGGCTGCTGATTTGTAA
- the trmB gene encoding tRNA (guanosine(46)-N7)-methyltransferase TrmB, whose translation MAKKKLQRFAEVETFGNTFHLGYEESLLGHSLKGKWKKDFFKNDHPLVLELGCGKGEYTVGLGQRFPEKNFLGIDVKGARLWKGAKFAWENNLKNIGFVRSRIDFIQSLFGSNEVDEIWITFPDPQPQDSRENKRLTGPNFLVRYKTFLKAGGIVHLKTDNHGLFDYTVALCNAVGNPIEFATNDLYAQSDDSNPTVLEAKSIQTYYEGKYLAKSITICYLKFRLA comes from the coding sequence TTGGCAAAAAAGAAATTACAACGTTTCGCAGAAGTTGAAACCTTTGGGAATACTTTCCATTTAGGGTATGAAGAGTCTTTATTAGGACACAGTCTAAAGGGGAAATGGAAAAAGGATTTTTTTAAGAATGATCATCCATTGGTTTTGGAACTTGGCTGCGGAAAGGGAGAATATACCGTTGGTCTTGGTCAACGTTTTCCGGAAAAAAATTTTTTGGGGATAGATGTAAAAGGCGCTAGGTTATGGAAGGGGGCAAAATTCGCATGGGAAAACAATTTAAAGAACATTGGATTTGTAAGATCAAGAATTGACTTTATTCAAAGTTTATTTGGTTCTAATGAGGTAGATGAAATATGGATTACCTTTCCTGACCCTCAACCACAAGATAGTAGAGAAAACAAAAGATTAACCGGACCTAATTTTTTGGTTAGGTACAAAACTTTTTTAAAAGCCGGAGGGATAGTCCATTTGAAAACAGATAATCATGGCCTATTTGATTATACAGTAGCCTTGTGCAATGCAGTTGGAAATCCAATAGAATTTGCAACCAATGACTTGTATGCTCAATCGGATGATTCTAATCCTACTGTTTTGGAGGCAAAAAGCATTCAAACTTATTACGAAGGAAAATACCTGGCTAAATCAATTACAATTTGTTATTTAAAATTTCGCTTGGCCTAA
- a CDS encoding PA0069 family radical SAM protein has product MDKDKKFGDYIKGRGAQIVTANRFLKTHYDSSGLDGIDSPDDFSKSTRYFVENPKQIVNKVDSPDVFLDYSVNPYQGCEHGCIYCYARNSHQYWGFSSGLDFEQNIIVKQNAPQLLREFFDKNSWRPATIAVSGNTDCYQPCESKFKLTRGLLEVFLEYKNPVGIITKNALIARDIDLLKELAKDNLVHVMVSITTLDEELRRSMEPRTVSGKKRLEILSELSENGIPCGVLVAPIIPGLNSMEIPEILNAASQAGAVNAGYTMVRLNGDIATLFQDWIEKTFPDKAQKVLSQIADCHGGSLQDNRFGIRMRGEGKVAEAIRQLFKISYAKSFQGKKAHTLNHSLFKRPPKHGQMELF; this is encoded by the coding sequence GTGGACAAGGATAAAAAATTTGGTGATTATATAAAAGGGAGAGGGGCCCAAATTGTAACTGCTAACCGCTTTCTAAAAACACATTATGATTCTTCCGGCTTAGATGGAATTGATTCACCGGATGATTTTTCTAAGTCCACCCGGTACTTTGTTGAAAATCCTAAACAAATCGTCAATAAAGTGGATAGTCCCGATGTATTTCTGGATTATTCCGTTAATCCTTATCAGGGATGCGAACATGGTTGTATCTATTGTTATGCTCGGAATTCGCATCAATATTGGGGTTTTAGTTCAGGATTAGATTTCGAGCAGAATATAATAGTCAAGCAGAATGCACCTCAATTATTAAGAGAGTTTTTTGATAAGAACTCTTGGCGACCTGCTACAATTGCCGTTTCTGGTAATACAGATTGTTATCAACCATGTGAAAGCAAGTTTAAGTTGACAAGAGGCCTTCTGGAGGTGTTTTTGGAATATAAAAACCCGGTAGGAATAATTACAAAGAATGCCTTGATTGCCAGGGATATCGATCTGCTAAAAGAATTGGCCAAGGATAATTTGGTTCATGTGATGGTGAGTATTACAACATTGGATGAAGAATTGAGAAGAAGCATGGAGCCTAGGACTGTCAGTGGCAAGAAGCGTTTAGAGATACTTTCTGAATTGTCTGAAAATGGCATTCCATGCGGTGTTTTGGTTGCTCCAATAATTCCGGGTTTGAATAGCATGGAAATCCCGGAAATATTAAATGCAGCCTCCCAAGCCGGTGCAGTAAATGCCGGTTACACCATGGTAAGACTTAATGGTGATATTGCGACCTTATTTCAAGATTGGATTGAAAAAACCTTTCCTGATAAAGCCCAAAAAGTTTTAAGTCAAATCGCCGATTGTCATGGTGGAAGCCTTCAGGATAATCGGTTTGGTATCCGGATGAGAGGTGAAGGAAAAGTGGCAGAGGCTATTCGTCAACTATTCAAAATATCCTATGCAAAATCATTTCAAGGAAAGAAGGCACATACATTAAATCATTCCTTGTTTAAACGTCCTCCAAAACATGGGCAAATGGAGCTCTTTTGA
- a CDS encoding S1/P1 Nuclease, translated as MKYIRLIIFIVGILLPNLISEFAFSWGFFGHQRINRMAVMTLPPEMVGFYKRHIDFITEHAVDPDKRRYSNKDEAARHYLDADHYGQEPFKALPKRWKDAVAKFTEDTLKAYGIVPWHIEKMYYRLKDAFIKQDVDRILIVSAEIGHYIADSHVPLHTTENYNGQLTGQRGIHGFWESRIPELKAEDYDYLVGRAKYIQNPLDLAWSAVKESFAAKDSVLDFERKLNESFPKDRKYSIESRGATTIQVYSVEYTNAYNQMLNGMVERRMRSSILAVGSLWYTAWVDAGKPNLEKFYNKEVSDSLKRELAQEEILNAGESKSLGRDCEH; from the coding sequence GTGAAGTACATCCGATTAATCATTTTCATTGTTGGAATTCTCCTGCCAAACTTAATTTCTGAGTTTGCCTTTTCTTGGGGCTTCTTTGGACATCAGCGTATTAATCGCATGGCTGTAATGACCTTACCACCTGAAATGGTTGGATTTTACAAACGACATATTGATTTTATCACAGAGCATGCTGTTGACCCTGATAAACGCAGGTATTCAAATAAGGATGAAGCTGCAAGGCACTACTTAGATGCAGATCATTATGGCCAAGAGCCTTTTAAAGCCCTTCCCAAACGTTGGAAGGATGCAGTGGCAAAATTTACTGAAGATACCCTTAAAGCTTATGGAATAGTTCCTTGGCATATCGAAAAAATGTACTATCGTTTAAAGGATGCATTTATAAAACAAGATGTAGATCGTATTCTAATTGTTTCTGCTGAAATAGGTCATTACATAGCAGATTCCCATGTTCCATTACATACAACCGAAAACTATAACGGACAATTGACAGGTCAAAGGGGAATTCATGGATTTTGGGAAAGTAGAATTCCGGAATTAAAGGCTGAAGATTATGATTATTTGGTAGGTAGAGCAAAGTATATCCAAAATCCGCTTGATCTGGCCTGGAGTGCCGTTAAAGAAAGTTTTGCAGCTAAAGATTCTGTTCTTGACTTTGAACGTAAGCTTAATGAGTCATTCCCGAAAGATAGAAAGTATAGCATAGAATCAAGGGGAGCAACTACTATTCAGGTTTATTCCGTTGAATATACAAATGCATACAATCAAATGCTCAATGGTATGGTTGAACGAAGAATGAGATCCTCCATACTAGCTGTTGGAAGTCTTTGGTACACTGCCTGGGTGGACGCAGGAAAGCCTAATTTGGAAAAGTTTTACAACAAGGAAGTTTCTGATTCATTAAAAAGGGAATTGGCACAGGAAGAAATTTTAAACGCCGGTGAATCGAAATCTCTTGGTAGGGATTGTGAACATTGA
- the aroQ gene encoding type II 3-dehydroquinate dehydratase, which produces MRILIINGPNLNLLGKREPSIYGDLSFDQYLEELNKEFNERIDYFQSNVEGELINKIHEFGFSNVGIILNAGGYSHTSVAISDAIAAIESPVVEVHISNVFAREEYRHHSLLSKNCKGVIVGFGLSGYRMAIQWLLNTYQKSAK; this is translated from the coding sequence ATGAGAATCCTTATAATAAACGGACCTAATTTAAACTTGCTTGGGAAAAGGGAACCATCCATTTATGGGGACCTTAGTTTTGATCAGTATCTGGAAGAGTTAAATAAGGAGTTCAACGAACGTATTGATTACTTCCAGAGCAATGTGGAAGGAGAATTAATTAACAAAATTCATGAATTTGGATTTTCAAATGTTGGTATTATTCTAAATGCTGGGGGGTATTCTCATACCAGTGTGGCTATTTCGGATGCAATTGCAGCAATTGAATCACCTGTTGTTGAGGTTCATATTTCCAATGTGTTCGCTAGGGAAGAGTATCGTCACCACTCCTTGTTAAGCAAGAATTGCAAAGGGGTTATTGTAGGTTTTGGATTATCCGGTTATCGGATGGCCATACAGTGGTTGTTGAATACTTACCAAAAATCAGCGAAATAG
- a CDS encoding lipid A biosynthesis acyltransferase gives MAEWQGKTRGGLLGYQIFVWLLKRFGLNAAYLLLYFVAFYFIPFAPKATKALFQFYRTRLGYGLFATCISIYRNYYAFGQSLIDRVAIKSGISKKFSYYHDGDENLSALVKEGKGGFLISAHIGNWDIAGFFMKRLNGKINIVMYDEEHNQIKEYLKSVGETSSVNIIPIKDDFSHIIAIKNALSEGELITMHGDRFREGNRTIKLKFLGEDAFFPQGPFLLATKFKVPVSFVFCVKESKYHYHLFATPGKVFSSVEELSSVYSLGLEEKIRKYPMHWNNYYDFWKNPNES, from the coding sequence ATGGCTGAGTGGCAAGGTAAGACTAGGGGTGGTTTGTTGGGGTACCAGATTTTTGTTTGGTTACTGAAGCGTTTTGGGCTCAATGCGGCCTATTTGTTACTCTATTTTGTTGCATTTTACTTTATCCCATTTGCACCAAAGGCCACCAAAGCATTGTTTCAGTTTTATCGAACTCGCTTAGGATATGGCTTATTCGCAACTTGCATAAGTATTTACAGGAATTATTATGCTTTCGGACAATCCTTAATTGATAGGGTGGCAATTAAGTCTGGAATTAGTAAGAAGTTTAGCTATTATCATGATGGGGATGAGAATCTTTCTGCTTTGGTAAAGGAGGGAAAAGGTGGTTTTCTAATTAGTGCCCATATTGGAAATTGGGATATCGCAGGATTCTTTATGAAACGATTGAATGGGAAAATTAATATTGTTATGTATGATGAAGAACACAATCAAATCAAGGAATACTTGAAAAGTGTTGGTGAAACGTCTTCTGTAAACATTATTCCGATCAAGGACGATTTTAGTCACATCATTGCCATAAAAAATGCGTTGTCTGAAGGTGAATTAATTACTATGCATGGTGATCGATTTAGGGAGGGTAATCGGACCATAAAGTTGAAATTTTTAGGGGAGGATGCTTTTTTCCCTCAAGGCCCTTTTTTGTTGGCAACTAAGTTTAAAGTGCCTGTTTCTTTTGTGTTTTGTGTGAAAGAATCTAAGTATCATTATCATTTATTTGCAACTCCGGGTAAGGTGTTTTCGTCTGTTGAGGAACTATCTTCCGTATATTCCTTGGGATTGGAAGAAAAAATAAGGAAGTATCCCATGCATTGGAACAATTATTATGACTTTTGGAAAAATCCCAATGAGTCTTAA
- the clpP gene encoding ATP-dependent Clp endopeptidase proteolytic subunit ClpP — translation MYPFREDEFRKYAIKHKGINSNVFDKYSKITADYISPTIIEERQLNIATMDVFSRLMMDRIIFLGVGINDYVANIIQAQLLFLESVDASKDIQIYMNTPGGSVYAGLGIYDTMQYINPDVATICTGMAASMGAVLLCAGEKGKRTALKHARVMIHQPLGGAEGQASDIEITAREIQKLKKELYEIISRHSGQEYDKVWADSDRDYWMTSFEAKDYGMIDEVLERKA, via the coding sequence ATGTACCCATTCAGAGAAGACGAATTTCGCAAGTATGCCATAAAGCACAAAGGCATAAACAGTAACGTATTTGACAAGTATTCTAAAATTACAGCTGATTATATTTCACCAACCATTATCGAGGAGCGTCAGCTAAACATTGCCACTATGGACGTGTTTTCACGTTTGATGATGGACAGGATAATATTCCTTGGTGTAGGAATCAATGATTACGTTGCCAACATTATTCAAGCTCAATTGCTTTTTTTGGAAAGTGTTGATGCTTCAAAAGATATTCAAATTTATATGAACACCCCAGGTGGATCAGTGTATGCCGGTTTAGGAATTTATGATACTATGCAATACATTAATCCAGATGTTGCCACAATTTGCACAGGAATGGCTGCATCCATGGGCGCTGTTTTACTTTGTGCAGGAGAAAAAGGGAAACGCACCGCATTAAAACATGCCAGAGTAATGATTCATCAGCCTTTAGGCGGTGCTGAGGGGCAGGCTTCCGATATTGAAATTACTGCCAGAGAGATTCAGAAACTTAAAAAAGAGTTGTATGAAATTATTTCTCGTCATTCCGGACAGGAGTATGATAAGGTATGGGCAGATAGCGATCGAGATTACTGGATGACTAGCTTCGAAGCGAAAGATTACGGAATGATTGATGAAGTATTAGAAAGGAAAGCTTAA